The following proteins come from a genomic window of Hymenobacter canadensis:
- a CDS encoding DUF3822 family protein, whose translation MSFAFPASPAVPAPSSLPAPTVLHRLRDETLTPDNLAAYNLYLTAGAAGLRLGITEVRRNKFVVLEEYAPQAATSLSGQLQALAAHHDLLGRAGWNHVRLAVQNRHFTLLPAPLFRSGDEAAYLRLHHTVDPQHETVQAYAHPGRELVSIFAAEKALLEWFRGNYPGGTLLHQTSALLEGLMHQSDAATPRRLYLSISHLELTVVVIRDKRPEFCNVFAFSSPEDLIYYTILVMQEFQLNPDQDPVMVWGDLMHDSELFTVLRKYIRHIKFGNRPFDLGYSYRLNELFEYRFFELYSLHLCE comes from the coding sequence GTGTCTTTCGCTTTTCCTGCTTCGCCTGCTGTGCCTGCTCCGTCGTCTTTGCCTGCGCCCACGGTGCTCCACCGCCTGCGCGATGAAACCCTGACCCCGGACAACCTGGCGGCGTACAACCTCTACCTCACGGCCGGCGCGGCCGGGCTGCGCCTGGGCATCACGGAAGTGCGCCGCAACAAGTTTGTGGTGCTGGAAGAGTACGCGCCGCAGGCTGCCACCTCGCTCAGCGGGCAGCTGCAGGCCCTGGCCGCCCACCACGACCTGCTGGGCCGGGCCGGCTGGAACCACGTGCGCCTGGCCGTGCAGAACCGCCACTTCACGCTGCTGCCCGCTCCCCTGTTCCGGTCCGGCGACGAGGCCGCCTACCTGCGCCTGCACCACACCGTAGACCCGCAGCACGAAACCGTGCAGGCCTACGCCCACCCCGGCCGGGAGCTGGTCAGCATTTTTGCGGCCGAAAAAGCGCTGCTTGAGTGGTTCCGGGGCAACTACCCGGGCGGTACGCTGCTGCACCAAACCAGTGCCCTGCTCGAAGGCCTCATGCACCAAAGCGACGCGGCCACCCCGCGCCGCCTCTACCTTAGCATCAGCCACCTGGAGCTTACCGTCGTCGTCATCCGCGACAAGCGGCCGGAGTTCTGCAACGTGTTTGCCTTCAGCTCGCCCGAAGACCTGATCTACTACACCATTCTGGTGATGCAGGAGTTTCAGCTCAACCCCGACCAGGACCCCGTGATGGTGTGGGGCGACCTGATGCACGATTCCGAGCTGTTCACCGTCCTGCGCAAGTACATCCGCCACATCAAGTTCGGCAACCGCCCCTTCGACCTCGGCTACAGCTACCGCCTCAACGAGCTGTTCGAATACCGCTTCTTCGAGCTCTACAGTCTGCACCTGTGTGAGTAG
- a CDS encoding metallophosphoesterase family protein, translated as MKKIGLLSDTHSHLDERILHHLQGCDEIWHAGDFGTSAVADELAALAPLRGVYGNIDGRDVRLMQPLVQHFELEGLRVLMTHIGGYPGHYSPAARPLLQEHRPGLFISGHSHILKVMPDPRLQLLHLNPGAAGRHGFHKVRTLLLFEVAEGKVQQLQVVELGPK; from the coding sequence ATGAAAAAAATCGGCCTGCTCTCCGACACCCACAGCCACCTCGACGAGCGGATTCTGCACCACCTGCAGGGCTGCGACGAAATCTGGCACGCCGGCGACTTCGGCACCTCAGCCGTAGCCGACGAGCTGGCGGCGCTGGCCCCGCTACGGGGCGTGTACGGCAACATCGACGGCCGCGACGTGCGCCTCATGCAGCCGCTGGTGCAGCACTTCGAGTTGGAAGGCCTGCGCGTGCTGATGACGCACATCGGGGGCTACCCCGGCCACTACAGCCCGGCCGCCCGCCCCCTGCTGCAGGAGCACCGGCCGGGGCTGTTCATCAGCGGCCACTCCCACATCCTGAAGGTCATGCCCGACCCGCGGCTGCAGCTGCTCCACCTCAACCCCGGCGCCGCCGGCCGCCACGGCTTCCACAAAGTGCGCACTCTGCTGCTGTTTGAAGTAGCCGAAGGCAAGGTGCAGCAGCTGCAGGTGGTAGAGTTGGGGCCGAAGTAG
- a CDS encoding NUDIX domain-containing protein, with the protein MATESLSARDLLSAYTGQVRVRVCGLLVHHDTLLLTAHRGLLPGEAPFWSPPGGGWQFGETIQECLRREFREETGLDVTVGRFLHLHEYKADDLQAIELFFEVTPDDPAAVPRLGSDPEHAAGEQLLTQVAFVAPRELVVLPAAQVHPMLRQIISPDDVFIPQIRFQR; encoded by the coding sequence ATGGCTACTGAATCTCTTTCCGCCCGCGACCTGCTGAGCGCCTACACCGGCCAGGTGCGGGTGCGGGTCTGCGGCCTCCTAGTGCACCACGACACGCTCCTGCTCACGGCCCACCGTGGCCTGCTGCCCGGTGAAGCCCCGTTCTGGTCGCCGCCGGGCGGCGGCTGGCAGTTTGGCGAAACCATCCAGGAATGTCTGCGGCGCGAGTTTCGGGAAGAAACCGGCCTCGACGTAACCGTAGGCCGATTTCTGCATCTGCACGAATACAAGGCCGACGACCTGCAGGCCATTGAGCTGTTTTTTGAGGTGACGCCCGACGACCCGGCCGCCGTGCCCCGCCTCGGCTCCGACCCCGAGCACGCCGCCGGCGAGCAGCTGCTCACGCAGGTAGCCTTCGTGGCGCCGCGCGAGCTGGTGGTGCTGCCCGCGGCCCAGGTGCACCCCATGCTGCGCCAGATCATCAGCCCCGACGACGTGTTCATCCCGCAGATCCGCTTCCAGCGGTAG
- a CDS encoding NUDIX hydrolase — translation MNVFINDIPLIIKKNSEKVYKHKYDLILNPEDEFISKDLVGDVLVRDVTDVFVDRLLRLMEVKKLKKLKSLTMLARKKKRLILHLKDQFRIVKAAGGLVVKDGKVLMIYRLGKWDLPKGKLKKEEDPALGALREVEEECNIKVGLGDVLPSTWHSYAYNGNKILKKTDWYVMSCLDDSLMKPQAEEYIEEVRWMTPQEALRVLDESYASIALVMRHYLSETTGSMPVSESSAK, via the coding sequence ATGAACGTCTTCATCAACGATATACCGCTGATCATCAAAAAGAACAGCGAGAAAGTGTACAAGCACAAGTACGACCTCATTCTGAACCCGGAAGACGAGTTTATCTCGAAAGACCTGGTGGGCGACGTGCTGGTGCGCGACGTCACGGACGTGTTTGTGGATCGGCTGCTGCGGCTGATGGAAGTGAAGAAGCTCAAAAAGCTGAAGTCGCTGACCATGCTGGCCCGTAAGAAAAAGCGCCTAATCCTGCACCTGAAAGACCAGTTCCGTATTGTGAAAGCCGCCGGTGGCCTCGTGGTGAAGGATGGCAAGGTGCTCATGATCTACCGCCTCGGGAAATGGGATTTGCCCAAGGGCAAGCTCAAAAAGGAGGAAGACCCAGCCTTGGGCGCCCTGCGCGAGGTGGAGGAGGAGTGCAACATCAAGGTGGGCCTCGGCGACGTGCTGCCCAGCACCTGGCACTCCTACGCCTATAACGGCAACAAGATTCTCAAGAAAACCGACTGGTACGTCATGAGCTGCCTCGACGACTCGTTGATGAAGCCTCAAGCGGAGGAATATATCGAGGAAGTGCGCTGGATGACGCCACAGGAAGCCTTGAGAGTCCTCGACGAGTCGTATGCCAGCATTGCGCTGGTGATGCGCCACTACTTGAGCGAAACCACCGGCTCAATGCCTGTCTCGGAATCCTCCGCTAAATAA
- the coaD gene encoding pantetheine-phosphate adenylyltransferase, protein MRIALFPGSFDPFTNGHLDVVRRGISLFDQIIIAIGNNSSKSRYLPVEQMMEMIAEVFHDEPRVSVQSYKGLTADYARETGARYLLRGLRNTTDFEYENTIAQANRHVNPDLETVFLITSPSLAAISSTIIREIHRFGGNVDDFVPFALPTAEPIKN, encoded by the coding sequence ATGCGCATTGCCCTGTTTCCCGGCTCCTTCGACCCGTTCACCAATGGCCACCTCGATGTGGTGCGGCGCGGCATCTCGCTGTTCGACCAGATTATCATTGCCATCGGCAACAACAGCAGCAAGAGCCGCTACCTGCCCGTCGAGCAGATGATGGAGATGATTGCCGAAGTGTTCCACGACGAGCCGCGCGTATCGGTGCAATCCTACAAAGGCCTCACGGCCGACTACGCCCGCGAAACCGGGGCCCGCTACCTGCTGCGCGGCCTGCGCAACACCACCGATTTCGAGTACGAAAACACCATCGCCCAGGCCAACCGCCACGTCAACCCCGATCTGGAAACGGTGTTCCTGATTACCTCGCCGTCCCTGGCCGCCATCAGCAGCACCATCATCCGCGAAATCCACCGCTTCGGCGGCAACGTCGACGACTTCGTGCCCTTTGCCTTGCCGACGGCTGAACCAATTAAGAATTAA